CCTTTCAGAACTACTTGCAAGTGCAAGGCGAAaatgacgtagcggaagactaaggtaattAATCAAAGAgtagcgtctttgattctgcaaggagaagcgtctttgtcttctacccaaaagataaaacaagcccgcaggttaaaaaaaaaaaaaactccgcagagtatttgagagagaattctctgatttgattataattcaatgagttccgttttacataataagcaagcctatttatagaagataaatacttgtagagaaagcaaacctacttctagtagagaaagtaaatctaatcctagtagagaaagtaaatctaatcatagtaggaaagtaaacataatcctaataggaaaagtaaacataattctaataggaaaagtaaatatactcctagtagggaaatgattaaaagtaaactatttattcttgggggtggggacacacatgtcctacatcagtctccccttcttgaaaaaaaactcgtcctcgagttaaGTTCTGACTCCTCTagtggaaaatattcaaaaatgtctGCCACGTTGAATGTTGAGGATATCGCCATTTCTTCTGGAAGATCGATGACATATGCATTGTCGTTAATCTTTTTTAGTACCTTGCATGGACCATACTTCTTATTCCTCAGCTTTCCAGAAGTACCAGTCGGCAGTCGCCCCTTGCGTAGATACACCATCACAAAATCTCCTTCTTAAAAAATCTTCGATCGCCGACCCTTGTCTGCTGCCGTCTTGTACTTAGCATAAGATTCTTCCAGATGCTGACGAACTCCCTCTTGGGTAGCTTTCACCCGTTCTGCTAATTGCTCCGCTGCCGCACTTGCACCGGGTAGCTTAGGTAAAGTTGCAAGATCTACTGCAAGTCTCAGAGTTCTTCCATAGACGACTTCAAATGGTGCCTTCCCAGTAGATCGATTCACCATGTTATTGTAGGCAAACTCAGCTTGAGCTAAAGCCAGGTCCCACTGCTTCGGTTTGTCACCTGCAATACATCGAAGTAAATTACCTAGAGTTCGATTAACAACTTCTGTCTGCCCGTCCGTCTGCGGATGGCTCGTGCTACTAAAGTTCAATGCTGTGTCGAACCGCCTCCATAATGTTCGCCAAAAGTGAGACAAGAACTTGGTGTCTCGGTCAGAAGTGATAGACTTTGGGACTCCATGCAATCGAACCACCTCTCGGAAGAATAGATTGGCCACTTGAACTGCATaagatgttttcttgcaagCAACAAAGTGAGCCATTTTGGAAAATCTATCCACAATTACCATTATAGAATCTGCTCCTCGTTGGGTTCTCGGGAGacccaatacaaaatccatGGATACATCTTCCCACGATGCTTCTGGTATTGGTAGAGGCATGTATAATCCCGTATTTTGGGTTTTCCCCTTGGCGACCTGACAAGTCTGGCATCGTCGGACAAAATTACCTACTTCTTTCTTCAGTTGCGGCCAGTAATACCGTTCCTCTACCAGAGCAATAGTCTTGTCTCTTCCCAGATGACCACCCAAACCTCCAGCATGTAATTCTCGGATTATTTGTTCCCGTAAGGAACTCCTCGGAATGCACAGCTGATTCCCAcgaaataaatacccctcctgAATATGTATCTCAGAAATTGGTTGCCCCGCCTTGCAATGCTTCTAGGTTTTaccaaaatcttcatcttcctcatataACTCCTTTAGGTACTCGAATCCAGTCACTTCAGCTTTCATGGTGATCAGCAGGGTAGCTCGGCGGCTTAAAGCGTCAGCTACACGATTTAGTTTTCCCGACTTATgcttgagagaaaaagtgaacCGTTGGATGTAAGAAACCCACCGAGCATGCATCCGATTCAAATTCTTTTGACTATTGATGAACTTTAATGCTTGATGGTCGGTATAGAGGACAAACTCTCGTTGGATCAGGTAGTGCTCCCACACCTTGAGGGCTCTCAAGACAGCATAAAGCTCCAACTCATATGTTGACCACTTCTGTCTTGCTTCTCCGAGCTTCTCACTAAAAAATTCTACTTATTCTAAGGGAAAGCCGGTCCTCCTATCCATTGGATCAGAATTTATAGAAGAAGTTAAGGAGGCCCGAGACATCATAGCATTGGTGACCAAGGGAACCCCGGGCTCCGTCTCACAAGAAGTTCCTGAGATAATGCGACCGATGTTAGAAGAATTCCAAGACATCATGCCTGAAGAGATGCCCGAAGGACTGCCGCCCATGAGAGATATCCAGCACTATATTGACTTAGTGCCGGGCGCAAGTCTCCCGAACTTGCCACATTAtcgaatgagcccaaaggagaATGCTATTTTGCAAGAGCAGGTAGAGGGGTTAATTCGGAAGGGACACTTGCGAGAGAGTATGAGTCCATGCGCAGTACCGGCCCTACTTGTACCGAAGAAAGATGGGAGTTGGCGAATATGCGTGGATAGCCGGGCAATAAACAAGATCACGGTCAAGTATCGGTaattaatcaaagagcagcgtctttgattctgcaaggagaagcgtcttcgtcttctacctaaaagataaaacaagcccgcaggctaaaaacaaataaaactccgcagagtatttgagagagaattctctgatttgattataatttaatgagttccgttttacataataagcaagcctatttatagaagataaatacttgtagagaaagcaaacctacttctagtagagaaagtaaatctaatcctagtagagaaagtaaatctaatcatagtaggaaagtaaacataatcctagtagggaaagtaaacataattctaataggaaaagtaaatatactcctagtaggaaaatgattaaaagtaaactatttattcttgggggtgaggacacacatgtcctacatcaGAAAATCGGCCTATTTTACTACCAAGTATGCACAAGAGTTGACACAATTGCTGATGGATGTTGGAGACTTTTTGAGCACACGGCGAATTTATGAATAGATGACCTTTATTGATAGCTAGTATACTTAGCTGGAAATCTCCTTCAAGATGGAGAGAGAAACATCTAAAATTGATGACAAAGCGTGAAGCTAGGAGGGTTGCCTAGgcaaaacaattaaaatgagTGGCCGGCAAGGCATGAAGCTAGGAGTGCTGCCTCATTATCTCCAAATCCCCACTGAGGCTTCCGACACATGTCTCATTATTAATTAATCTCTATTAATTAGGATTTAAGCTTAGTCTAAGTATAGTTTGggtttttatcttttattttgttttttatcatCAGCCTCATTATTATATATGAGACTATTTTTGGGTGtttaacaaaaattcattagctgCCTTCACGATTGACAATCCCATTATCTccataaaatcatcatcatcatcatcatatatatatccaccgcatatatatgaatgaaagTATGAAACGTAGAATATAAATTCTATGATCCAAGAAGCTCATGATCCTAGAAATCCTTCGTTATTTTACAAATACAACAACCGACTAATGAGACATTCCTTTTCAAGGAACTTATACACGTGTCTCGCCCCAAATACAAATGTCaacccaaaaggaaaaaaaaaaaaaagaaaaaaagaaaaaagagattcCCTTTAAAAGAATCAAATTAACACTATTAAGAGTATACATttagaattagaaaaaaaaaaaaagagtgtacATTTAGAGAAAGtagaattaaatttgaaatttaccGCACCTAACCCAAACCCTTATCTTAATAGTTAATAGTATGGTACCTACCTagtggaaagaaagaaagataattcTATTATTTAAGGGCTCGTTTgagtttgcaatttcaaaatgtgcgaattgaaaatgcaatttttaaaaacccaattaaacgtttaataaaattgtagtttgatatttaaaattacagtttagtATTCAAAATCACGCACTTTTAAACAGACGTCTCTTtgattgcgatttgaaaatacaaattcttctacattttcaaatcaaatatatatatatatttgcaagctaatttaaaatcacatttagtCGCATTACTCAATAGATGACATTGAAAGTCTCATATATAGCAATATATGTACTTACTTTAATCTCTAATGTCTGCCATTTGAAGAAACTTAAGAAAATGAGCCACTCGACTCTCGAGGCATTTGCTTCCTCTATCACCCTCATTTCCATCATTACCGTCGTGCCACGTATTGCAACACCGACACCCTGTATCAGCCTACGGGGCTGTGACACACCTCCACAAAGTCCCAATTTCTCTCCTACACATACACATTCACACTCTCATGCATGTGCATGGGGGGCATGCACATTTCCAATGCAAAGTCATGTGCATGAGAGTGCATATAACTCTTTTGCCCACAAACAGTGAAACAAAAAAGGGCTTTTGAATCTTCATGAAGCCTATGAGGTGGTGTGAGCCGACTGGCCATGGAAAGAGAATGGAAACCAAACGTTGAGATATCCCCAAACTGCCCCCGATGTGGTTCTTGCAACACCAAATTCTGCTACTACAACAACTACAGCTTGACACAGCCGAGGTACTTCTGCAAGGGCTGTAGAAGGTACTGGACCAAAGGCGGATCGTTACGGAATGTGCCCGTCGGCGGCGGCTGCCGGAAAAACAGACGGGGCGCGGGGAAGCTGTTAAGAAGTAGTGTGGCTAATGGGAAGCTTCCAAATAACCCAATGGGGAATTCATTGGCTGGAACATCTACTACCTCCACAATCATGCCTGATGGCTCACACATTGATCTTGCACTTGTCTATGCAAACTTCTTGAGCCAAAAGCTGGATTCAAAGATGGCGCCGTTCGAGTTGCCGGAATTGCCGGCCAATTTTGTGAGCTCTGGTGCTGATCAATTGGTGGAGGAAAATAGTTTTTTTGGATGCCACAATCTTTCTGAATTGGCAGGGGAAATTTGTCCAGATGCTAGTGACTACCAGATGTGTTTGAGTGGATCTGATTCAATCCAGAAGCAGCAAGATAGAAGAGGGTATGACTCATCAAGCAATTACTATGCATTGCCACCATTGCCGGGAGAAGACATAGCCACCTCTGATCAAGAAGTGGTGTGGTCGTGTTCTCAGGCAATGATGGTGAATCATGGCTTTCAAGGAACACAGCTGCCAATTGGACAAGAAGCTGAAGATCCCAATTCGTTGATTTCTAATTGGAGCCTGTTCGATTTGTCAAGTGATCATGATACTTTCTCAAGAACATGATCAGGGAGTGCgattttctttgttgttttcttattatttcacTCACTATATATGATTATAAATATTGTATAGAATAGGATGGGGAAATTGCCTTTGAAATAATCTTTTAAGTGTATtgagtgttatatatatatatatctcgaGAATATCACTCCTATAGCCAAGTTTGAGATTCATGATCCATTTGTAAAAAACTTTATGTATCCCATGGCCAACAGCTTATaaaaacacctttttttttttttcgttgcaTGATCGTGCACGAACAAACGATTTGTATAGTGGAtgtcacgtttttttttttaaatgcagaACTAGTTCTTGTGGTTGTACCCATTTATAATTTAGCTCTTTGTGGTTGCACCAATAAACATCTCAGTCATTGATCGATGAGGTAACATACATTGTGTCTAAAGGAAAGCTAAACACAAAGTTTTGGTCTTTCAAATTACAccatcatatatattttttgagttATTGAGGCAAAATATATATTGTGTCTAAAATCACAAATCTTTTGGTAATGTTTATCACACAAGTTTTATGGATGCATCGTTATAATTATGTATGCGAACTCCAGACGAATTTGAAGTGTAAGGAGACAAATGACGCCTTGGAAtaaaagacaatatatatattatgattcAACTGtttataataaataagaaaataaagcCATCAATTCTTAATATTACAACTAAGAATTTCATGAATAGAGCTCATTCTTGGCGTATGATGAATGCTAGCTGATCATGGCATGCTTAATCAACACATTCAAATGGCATTATACAGATTAATtacaacataattaattaaaaaaaaaaagaggggatTATTCTACATGCATGCCTACAACTTTGATTCTAGTCCATGTATTCTTTGCCAACTAGTATGACCAATCTCAGATTCTCAGCTGATCTGCAACCAATGATTCCTCCATCAGCTTTGATTGCGGGCCAATAAAAGTTCAACATGCAGCACAGGCATTCAAGCTCTCATGGCAGGTAGGTAGGTAGCTAGTTAGGGTTGGGGCTGCCATAGTTTTAGATATTAATATTGCAACTGGGACGACAATAAACCAAATGGAAAAGACATCCttataaaattcaaatacaCGTTGTGAGTAACTTCAAACTCCAAACCAACGGGAAACTAGAATTGGAATCCTACAATATCCTAGAGAAGAAAAGTACTTGGTATTCGAAAAATTAGAGGGCAAAAGACTACAATCCTGTCTAGATCATATTGACATgcaattttgttatatatatatatatatatatatacacgtggcATATATGATATAATTCAATTATGTCTCTTTCGATCCTAGCTAGAAGCCTAGAAGatgttatttataaatattgaaggttttagaatattttggtattatttttatatatgtattgtCTTTTATTACCATAAACGGAAATATTCTCCACCTAAATTATGATAGTATTTGCTaccatatatatttcttattgtaaatatgctaaGAATATTATGTGACTttataattattgtatttctaattttttttaattaattcttattcaactataaataaattattctaTTATTGCAGTAGTACATTTTTGCACATGACGGAACTATAGAAGTCATATAGCACAAAATAGGCAACTCTTACGTCTTTTTCTACAAAGGTACGACGTAGAAGAAGTTATCAAGAAGTAGAAGTATACCAATTTAATTAAGGGTGCAAATTGCAAAGATCGATCGTGGAAGGTCCCTCGGACGTACGTGGACCtgcattataattaatttagtgAGAATTTTCTAGTATGTTTTGACCTTAGAATCATGCATATTCAAAACCCTATATATAAAGTAAAGCCATTAATAAATGCTACGTGGAATTTGTATGAACCACGTGTTCTAGGTGGCAGTCAAGaccatattaattattaagtcAGCCTTGAAATTTGTGGttcaaaattaacacaaaatttctttttcagACCACATGTTCCAGCTTCCAGGTGCCCGTCAAAACCATGAAAAATTTTAGATGCCAAAATCAactccttttattattattattatttttgtttggttggaaAATTCAAGATAAGCACGTGATCCAAGAAAATAACTCCCATCATCGGAATTACGAATCCTCTCTATCGTCTCGGCTAAAGGGTCTAAAATTCGGTCTGATAAAATCCAAtatctttaaattaaattataaaaaaaaagcaccCAGTCAAATGGTAGaatattatatgaattaaaaaGTTCGGtagaatataatatataaatgcaGAGTAATATTAATTTAAGGGATCGCTCATCTTGGCAACGTGGTAGACGACGTGAGGGTTAAATTACCCACCTTCTCCCCTTCGCATGGCGTGCAACAATAGTGGGGGGCGTGGATTGTGAAGACACATGACATGGTCACCCAATATGACGTAGACGATCAACtaggagaaaattaatttaattattggCATCTAGAGGTGTTTGTGGTAGGAGTTAAAAAGCGGGTGATTGCAGTTAATAACCGCCCGTCGACCCCTAATCGCTAACTGTCTAGATAGTTACGGTTTTATgtttaaagttttgaaaaaatcattAATCGTTATTTGtctttatgtatattatataatatatattatagttatataatataaaaatttaagccgataaaaaatacttatttaatATTCCATTAAATATTATGGTAAACGGTACATCGGATATGTTAGATATATTAGATGTAAGTAACACGCAACATAAAGTAGTTGTAATTTGAACTTAGAAAAGATGCTCTCAATCAAGTACATTTGAGGGTAGATTCCAAAGTCTAATTTAGAGTAAGCCATCCCTAGTAGGAGTGTAAAACAAATCTCCTCCACATATTAAGGGTGGGTGATAGGAGATGATATTGAAAAGGCAATGCTAGCTGTTGACAATTGAGAAATGTGATTGACTGCTGTGGAAAAGTCATACTAATTTCCTTGTAACTTTCGACTTCAAAAATTTTAGAGGTTAAAACTattctttaatatataatatagaatAATACTGGTTGAGACTTGTGGTATTAATGAGCATCACCTCATAAATTTAGATCTCAAATTCGAGACTTGATAGGTGCAAACTCTCTTTTAGAGCCACATCTTTCGGTGTAAAAGTTAGTGATTTATCCTGATCCGTGTACAAAAACTTTTGAAGGTGCAATGCACGAGTTCGAAGTTTATTCTGCATGAGTGAATCCAAAAGGACTTGCTTATTGAGTTTCCCCATTATACTTCATAAATTAATGCAGATTCTAGAGGTTCTAGTACCACTAATAGAGGCATGCAGGACTATTTAATCTTGTTGTTTAGAAAAGGTTAAAGAAATGAGAAAGTCTAATGGGTGGAGTACTTTTTCCTTCTTAATTGGGTGATGGAGTTGGACCGCTcctcaattaaataaatatgaagTATTCTATGTATGGAAAACAATTTCCATACATAAAATTACCTCAccatggaattttttttttaggtatgaAGTATTCTATGTACATTCCATAGATTTTGggacttaaaaaaagaaaataaatatttattttaattttaaacttaaaaagtaGTTAACAGTACTCATGAAGAACAGTATTTAGTTGCGTTGAAAATTCTAGCTCTCACACAAAGAGATTAGAACAACAATGAAAAACGTGTTCCAAGAAGAATTGGTAAGCCCCATCCCATGTATATTTTATTGAATCTGAAAATTaacaatcaagaagaaaaaagataagacAAAAGAGCATGGTGTGATGACTTATCTCATAAAATTGTTGTTGTCGGCCATGATATCAAGTCGTCTTACGTGGCAAAAAAAGCCCAGGTAGTCCAAGTCAGACAGTAAGAATAGTTATGGCTGTGCCATGCATATCTACGTGGCAAAATTTCAAAGCCGCCATCGCCAGCCAACTCCTCTTAGAGAGGCTGACCTGTCCTTATCCTCTACTTCCGCCCTGCAGCAGGCTTCCACGAGCCCTTCCTTGTCATTAAGAAGCCATGTGAGAGCAGCGTAGCCGTAGATCGCTCTGGTCGTCCTCCTGGCCGTAGATTGCTCTGCAGTACGTACCCATGGTTTACgaaattcttttcttaattGGTAGTTGGATGTTTTATTTCTACTTTTGTATGCTTTTTCTGTTTAATGTGAAGTCAACCGCCAAGCCCACCATCACGTCTCACCCGTGGCAGTAATTTAAggaatttacttatttattttcacatttataatatattaatatatttttataaaaaaaaaaaaatggggaaactTCATTAAGGACCtccaaactttcacccgttttgaaatatctCCCatgaactttaaaatctctcaatttaatccattgaactttcaattgctttcaatttggacccctccgtcagattttaaacatcacatgacgtttatacccctgacttttgtataaaatttcaacttctaaaacgttttttcatttaaaaaaaaaacaaaaatcatggatattttgatcttttttttttgaatttttaactgctaaaattaacggaatggtccaaattgagagcaattgaaagttcatgggactaaattgagagattttgaagttcaggaaggtatttcaaaatgggtgAAAGTTTGAGGTCCCTTAGTGAAATTTCCTCAAAAAATATTTACTTTAAGTTACTATCGCGTACAATTTTATTTACACctctttaaaaagtgacatttggAGGCGTAAAATTAATCACTTTTATTTACCCTTCATATTACTATCACCTATCAAATGagttactcttttattttattttttttttagaatattcttgatgttattaaaaaataaatataatttcacGTACACAAAATAGTAACATGGGTTCAGGTCTTGAGGTTACTTTTTCCTGCTTGAAGGCATACAGTAAAAAGGCTCGAATATTAAGTAAATGTAGCAGTTGTTAgaaggtttttgttttgttttgtgttttgttttgtttttgttttttttttttcgtaaagAAATATATACGGCATTAACCTTGACTAAGATCTGTGCATTAATTAAAGAGGCGAAGACTACCTTTATAATTCAATGTAATCACCACCCGATCGACGAAGCATATATAGGACAGAGAGTTAAGAAGAATGAGAGTGCAATGGATGACTGCCCATATTACGTGAAACATGTTATTCATTGAATctgttatatttaattattctGTAATACATGATCAAAGCCGGATTAGGGTTTGATAGAgggaatttattttatagtttaaattaaattttacatatttaatattatatatattacaacGTGAAGCAATGTGGCGTAGATGGTTCGTAATAACAAACAACAAtagaatcacaactcttcttaaacCAAGATTTTATCAAAAAATCAAGGCAAAAGGGATAGAAAATCACTCACTCTCTGTTTCATACTGATAAATTgatcaaaatacataaaatctGTCTCTTACATATTAGGTCGGCTGTATTTATAACAATAAGCAAACTTAGAGCAAAAGTAAACCTAAGCCTATTTTTTTGAAGGaatattataaatattcatTATTTCAATAGACCCGTCAAAAGATCACACAAGAAGGGGTAGGTTATTCCCTTAGTACAATATCACCTACACTTGGTGAGACATCCCCCAACCAAGTAGACATAGTGACATGGGTGATAGCCAATTTTGCAAGCATATGCGCCGCATTATTAGCGTCCCTCATTATATGCTTGAAACTGGCGTTTTCCAAAGAAAGCAGCTCGTTCTGTATACATTCTATGAATTGCCCATAGTTGCTTAGACACGACTCTGCTTCCAAAGAAAGCAGCTCGTTCTGTATACATTCTATGAATTGCCCATAGTTGCTTAGACACGACTCTGCTGAAGCAATAGCCTTGACAACTTGCATGGAGTCACCTTCAAAGATAATGTTATCGAAGCCCAATTCCTTACAGAAAATAATAGCATATACCACTGCTAGAGCTTCAGCCGAAGTTGGATCAGTTTGAATGGTCAGAGATAAGCTTTGTGCTGCAACAAACTTACTAGTTGAGTCTCTAACTATGAGTCCCACACCAACATGTTTGTCTTTAGAGTGAATCCCACCGTCCTAATTCATCTTTATCATGTTGCATGGTGGACGTTTCCATACCACCGTCTCTAATCTGCTGTCAGGGGTTAACTCGCAGTGGCTCATGGTATTCACTCTTTGAAATTCTTCCAACAAAGACTGAGCTTCCTGCACTAGCCTGGTCGGATGGCGAAAAGTTTCGCCAAAAATTATAGAGTTCCTCCTCAGCCAAATTTTTCTTGCCAAGGCAACGAACAGTTCAATTTCCTTCGTAGTGCATCGTCCACGAATTGACTCAAAGATATCTGGAAAGCTGGTACCCACTCCACcacatttttgcaatttaattgGCCAAACTCCCCACACATCATTTGATGATGGACACGTCCAAATGATGTGCGCCATCGTCTCATCTGCAAGTCCACATATGGGGCATAAAGTGTCCAGATCTACTCCCTTCTTAGCCAAGTTCATCCTAGTTGGTAGCAGATTATATAAAGCTTTCCATAAAAGGAGTTTAGCCACATTTGGTATCTTGAGATTCCAACATTCCTTCCATGCTATCCCTTCAACGACTCTAGACGTTCCACTAC
Above is a genomic segment from Corylus avellana chromosome ca9, CavTom2PMs-1.0 containing:
- the LOC132162246 gene encoding dof zinc finger protein DOF3.5-like encodes the protein MEREWKPNVEISPNCPRCGSCNTKFCYYNNYSLTQPRYFCKGCRRYWTKGGSLRNVPVGGGCRKNRRGAGKLLRSSVANGKLPNNPMGNSLAGTSTTSTIMPDGSHIDLALVYANFLSQKLDSKMAPFELPELPANFVSSGADQLVEENSFFGCHNLSELAGEICPDASDYQMCLSGSDSIQKQQDRRGYDSSSNYYALPPLPGEDIATSDQEVVWSCSQAMMVNHGFQGTQLPIGQEAEDPNSLISNWSLFDLSSDHDTFSRT